One part of the Actinotignum schaalii genome encodes these proteins:
- the gyrB gene encoding DNA topoisomerase (ATP-hydrolyzing) subunit B, whose translation MSETTSHPEPVQQPEQNPASQPEQNPAPRNPENPAPQGPAHHVGEVSPDQSYDASNITVLEGLEAVRKRPGMYIGSTGERGLHHLVYEVVDNSVDEALAGYADTITVTLREDGGVRVEDNGRGIPVDMHPTEGRPAVEVVMTVLHAGGKFGQGGYAVSGGLHGVGVSVVNALSTRMETIVKRDGYVWRIAYENGVPTRELERGEETTETGTTQTFWANPDIFETTDYDFETLRKRFHQMAFLNKNLRINLIDERRSATSEGDEVTGAEGESAAEVPAKREVSYCYSGGLLDYVKFLNSMKKSDIINNDIIYFEAEDDEKQIEVEVAMQWTSAYSESVNTFANTINTTEGGMHEEGFRSALTSVINKYAREHGLLKDKDSNLSGDDVREGLTAVISVKLGNPQFEGQTKTKLGNTEARTFVQQQMYTQLSDWLDSHPADAKEIIRKGTQAFAARAAARKAREATRRKSVLESASMPGKLKDCTSNKPEECEIFIVEGDSAGGSAVNGRDPEHQAIMPIRGKILNVEKARLDRALSSDTIQSLITAFGTGIGDEFDIDKLRYHKIIFMADADVDGSHIATLLLTLVYRYMRPLIEAGHVFLAMPPLYRIKWTNAPHSYVFSDRERDEVLEEGKANGWRLPREESQRIQRYKGLGEMNAEELWDTTMNPEFRTLKQVSIGEAAATDETFSVLMGEDVDSRRGFIQRNAHDVRFLDI comes from the coding sequence GTGTCGGAAACAACGAGTCATCCCGAACCGGTGCAGCAGCCGGAACAAAACCCGGCCTCGCAGCCGGAGCAGAATCCGGCCCCGCGGAATCCGGAGAATCCGGCCCCGCAGGGCCCTGCGCATCACGTCGGCGAAGTATCCCCCGATCAGTCCTATGACGCATCGAATATTACCGTCCTCGAAGGTCTGGAGGCGGTGCGCAAGCGCCCCGGTATGTATATCGGCTCCACCGGGGAGCGCGGCCTGCACCACCTGGTTTACGAAGTTGTAGACAATTCGGTTGATGAGGCGCTGGCCGGCTACGCGGATACCATCACGGTGACCCTGCGTGAAGATGGCGGGGTGCGCGTGGAAGATAACGGGCGCGGTATTCCGGTGGATATGCATCCCACCGAAGGGCGCCCCGCGGTGGAAGTCGTCATGACCGTGCTGCACGCCGGCGGGAAATTCGGCCAGGGTGGCTACGCGGTGTCCGGCGGCCTGCACGGCGTGGGTGTATCCGTGGTGAATGCGCTGTCCACCCGGATGGAAACCATCGTCAAGCGCGATGGCTACGTATGGCGCATCGCCTACGAAAACGGGGTACCCACCCGGGAACTGGAACGCGGGGAAGAAACCACCGAAACGGGAACCACCCAAACCTTCTGGGCTAATCCGGATATTTTCGAAACCACGGATTATGATTTCGAAACGCTGCGCAAGCGTTTCCACCAGATGGCCTTCCTCAATAAGAACCTGCGTATCAACCTCATTGATGAACGCCGCTCCGCCACCTCGGAAGGCGATGAAGTCACCGGGGCAGAAGGGGAAAGCGCCGCGGAGGTTCCGGCTAAGCGCGAAGTGTCCTATTGCTATTCCGGCGGGCTGCTTGACTACGTCAAGTTCCTCAACTCGATGAAGAAATCGGACATCATCAATAACGACATCATCTACTTCGAAGCCGAAGATGATGAGAAGCAGATCGAAGTGGAAGTGGCCATGCAGTGGACCTCGGCCTACTCCGAATCGGTCAATACCTTCGCGAATACCATTAACACCACCGAAGGCGGGATGCACGAAGAAGGCTTCCGCTCCGCCCTCACCTCGGTGATCAATAAGTACGCACGCGAACACGGGCTCCTCAAAGATAAAGACTCGAATCTTTCCGGTGATGATGTGCGCGAAGGTCTTACCGCGGTGATCTCCGTGAAATTGGGCAACCCCCAATTCGAAGGCCAGACCAAAACCAAGCTCGGGAATACCGAAGCGCGCACTTTCGTGCAGCAGCAGATGTACACCCAGCTCAGCGACTGGCTTGATTCCCACCCCGCGGATGCCAAAGAAATTATCCGCAAGGGCACCCAGGCTTTTGCCGCGCGCGCCGCGGCCCGCAAAGCCCGGGAAGCCACCCGCCGCAAATCCGTGCTGGAATCAGCATCCATGCCCGGCAAGCTCAAGGATTGCACCTCGAATAAACCCGAAGAATGCGAAATCTTCATCGTGGAGGGTGATTCCGCCGGCGGCAGCGCGGTGAACGGGCGCGATCCGGAACACCAGGCGATTATGCCCATCCGCGGCAAAATCCTCAACGTGGAAAAGGCCCGCCTGGATCGGGCGCTTTCCTCGGATACCATCCAATCGCTCATCACCGCTTTCGGCACCGGCATCGGCGATGAATTCGATATCGATAAGCTGCGCTACCACAAGATCATTTTCATGGCCGATGCGGATGTGGACGGCTCGCATATCGCGACCCTCCTGCTCACCCTGGTGTACCGCTATATGCGCCCGCTGATCGAAGCCGGGCACGTCTTCCTGGCCATGCCCCCGCTCTACCGCATCAAATGGACGAACGCCCCGCATTCTTACGTGTTCTCGGATCGGGAACGCGATGAGGTACTCGAAGAAGGTAAAGCCAACGGCTGGCGGCTGCCCCGCGAAGAATCCCAGCGCATCCAGCGCTACAAGGGCCTGGGTGAAATGAACGCGGAAGAACTGTGGGATACCACCATGAATCCGGAATTCCGCACCCTCAAGCAGGTCTCCATCGGGGAGGCCGCCGCAACAGACGAAACCTTCAGCGTTCTCATGGGCGAAGATGTGGATTCTCGCCGCGGCTTCATTCAACGTAATGCGCACGACGTGCGCTTCCTCGATATCTAG
- the gyrA gene encoding DNA gyrase subunit A, which translates to MSESETTSTYNHGAIMEVDLQREMESSYLDYAMSVIVGRALPDVRDGLKPVHRRVIYAMYDGGYRPDSSFSKSAKIVGDVMGHYHPHGDAAIYDTMVRLAQPWSMRYPLVSGQGNFGTSGDLGAAAPRYTEARMAPLALEMVRDIKENTVDFEPNYDGSLMEPTILTSRFPNLLVNGSEGIAVGMATRIPPHNLREVNDGVQWYLAHPETSREELLGELMRRIKGPDFPTGATILGTRGIEDAYRTGRGSITQRAVVEVDEIGGRTCLVITDLPYQVNPDRLLDKMVEGIKDGRLPGIADIRDETSGRAGQRIVVVLKRDAVPKVVLNNLYKHTQLQNNFPANMLALVDGVPRTLSLDGFVRHWVAHQMDVIRRRTEYRLNEALKRMHILEGYLKALDALDEVIALIRASATVDVARTGLMELLDIDEDQANAILEMQLRRLAALERQKILDEYEEKRALVEDYRGILASEDRQRSIISEELQAITDKYGDERRTTILPYDGEMSVEDLIPEEDVVVTVTRSGYVKRTKVSEYRAQHRGGKGIRGASLRVDDVVDHFGIASTHDWHLFFTNLGRVYRLKGYELPEGGRDAKGQHVANLLAFQPGETIAAVRSIRSYEDAKYLVLATKSGLVKKTPLQDYDSPRSGGLIAIKLRELADGSSDEVVAASLVDEADDLLLVSRHGMSLRFTADAESLRPMGRAASGVTGMKFRGDDSLLTMDVVHDDSQVFVMTEQGFAKRTSADEYRVQGRNGMGIKVAKLTEARGDLVGALMVSSGDEVLAIMESGKVMRAAVDEVSLTGRNTQGVTFVRPDKGDRIIAVARNAEVEIEEKVPAAGEQAAAEASAEHAEPTAPAAETLEN; encoded by the coding sequence ATGAGCGAAAGCGAAACGACGTCCACGTATAATCACGGCGCGATTATGGAGGTGGATCTCCAGCGCGAAATGGAGAGCTCCTACCTCGATTACGCCATGTCCGTTATTGTGGGTCGCGCGCTGCCGGACGTGCGCGATGGCCTCAAGCCCGTGCATCGGCGCGTTATCTACGCGATGTACGACGGCGGATACCGGCCAGATTCCTCCTTCTCCAAATCAGCGAAAATCGTGGGCGATGTCATGGGGCACTACCATCCCCACGGCGACGCCGCGATTTATGACACGATGGTGCGCCTGGCCCAACCCTGGTCCATGCGCTACCCGCTGGTATCAGGCCAAGGAAACTTCGGTACCTCCGGTGATCTGGGGGCGGCCGCCCCGCGCTACACGGAAGCGCGCATGGCCCCCCTCGCCCTGGAAATGGTGCGGGATATCAAGGAAAATACGGTTGATTTCGAGCCGAATTACGATGGCTCGCTCATGGAACCGACCATCCTCACCTCCCGCTTCCCGAACCTGCTGGTCAACGGCTCTGAAGGTATCGCGGTGGGTATGGCCACCCGCATCCCCCCGCATAACCTGCGCGAAGTGAATGACGGCGTGCAGTGGTACCTCGCCCACCCGGAAACCTCCCGGGAAGAACTCCTGGGCGAGCTTATGCGCCGTATCAAAGGCCCGGATTTCCCCACCGGGGCAACGATTCTGGGCACCCGCGGTATTGAGGATGCCTACCGGACCGGGCGCGGGTCCATCACCCAGCGCGCCGTGGTGGAAGTTGATGAGATCGGGGGCCGCACCTGCCTGGTCATCACCGATCTGCCCTACCAGGTCAATCCGGATCGCCTGCTGGACAAAATGGTGGAGGGCATTAAGGATGGCCGCCTCCCGGGCATTGCTGATATTCGCGATGAGACCTCCGGGCGGGCCGGCCAGCGGATCGTCGTCGTTCTTAAACGCGACGCGGTACCGAAGGTGGTCCTCAATAATCTCTACAAGCATACGCAACTGCAAAATAATTTCCCGGCGAATATGTTGGCGCTGGTGGACGGGGTGCCGCGCACGCTTTCCCTGGACGGTTTCGTGCGGCACTGGGTCGCGCACCAGATGGATGTGATCCGCCGGCGCACCGAATACCGCCTCAATGAAGCGCTCAAGCGCATGCATATCCTCGAGGGCTATCTCAAGGCCCTCGATGCCCTTGATGAAGTTATTGCGCTGATTCGCGCGTCCGCCACCGTGGATGTAGCCCGCACCGGCCTCATGGAACTCCTCGATATTGATGAGGACCAGGCCAATGCGATTCTGGAAATGCAGCTGCGCCGCCTGGCCGCCCTGGAACGCCAGAAGATCCTGGACGAATACGAAGAAAAGCGGGCCCTCGTGGAGGACTACCGCGGGATTCTGGCCTCCGAGGACCGCCAGCGTTCCATTATTTCCGAAGAACTCCAGGCCATTACCGATAAGTACGGTGATGAGCGGCGCACCACCATCCTTCCCTACGACGGGGAAATGAGCGTGGAAGACCTCATCCCCGAAGAGGACGTGGTGGTGACTGTGACCCGTTCGGGTTACGTCAAGCGCACCAAGGTGAGCGAATACCGCGCCCAGCATCGCGGCGGTAAGGGGATTCGCGGGGCTTCGCTGCGCGTGGATGATGTGGTCGATCACTTCGGGATTGCCTCCACCCACGATTGGCATTTATTCTTCACGAACCTCGGGCGGGTGTATCGCCTCAAGGGCTACGAGCTTCCCGAGGGTGGGCGCGATGCCAAAGGCCAGCACGTGGCGAATCTGCTGGCTTTCCAGCCCGGGGAAACGATCGCGGCGGTGCGTTCCATTCGCAGTTACGAGGACGCGAAGTACCTGGTGCTCGCCACGAAGTCCGGGCTGGTGAAAAAGACCCCGCTCCAGGATTACGATTCCCCGCGCTCGGGCGGTTTGATTGCGATTAAGCTGCGTGAGCTGGCGGATGGGTCCAGCGATGAGGTAGTGGCGGCTTCCCTCGTGGATGAGGCCGATGACCTGCTGCTCGTTTCCCGCCACGGGATGTCGCTGCGGTTCACCGCGGATGCGGAATCGCTGCGGCCGATGGGCCGGGCGGCTTCCGGGGTGACGGGTATGAAATTCCGCGGGGATGATTCTTTGTTGACCATGGACGTTGTGCATGATGATTCCCAGGTGTTCGTCATGACCGAGCAGGGCTTTGCCAAGCGGACCAGCGCGGATGAATACCGCGTGCAGGGCCGTAACGGCATGGGTATTAAGGTGGCGAAGCTGACCGAGGCCCGCGGGGATCTGGTGGGCGCGCTCATGGTGTCCAGCGGTGACGAGGTGCTCGCTATTATGGAATCGGGCAAGGTGATGCGCGCCGCGGTTGATGAAGTGTCGCTCACCGGCCGCAACACCCAGGGCGTTACTTTCGTGCGGCCCGATAAGGGTGACAGAATTATTGCTGTCGCGCGTAATGCTGAGGTGGAGATCGAAGAAAAGGTCCCCGCCGCAGGCGAGCAGGCGGCAGCGGAGGCATCCGCGGAACACGCGGAACCTACGGCCCCGGCCGCTGAAACCTTGGAGAACTGA
- a CDS encoding DUF3566 domain-containing protein — translation MTDTQHTPERGPGRGREGAGLEATRVRGAMPAAAEGHTGPAASTASVPAHSAMQYDGAAGAPGRAASGSAGPAAGGAATGHRASAYPRVSAPEGAAPAKQTVGIRRIRMTIAKVEPMSAMKIGFLLSVAIGVMIVIAMMLIWFVLDGMHVFSQMSDLFETLGNEELLRVGEYMEFGRWMAFAVLVGIIHIVLLTALSAIAALIYNLFAALVGGLRLTVTDE, via the coding sequence ATGACAGATACACAACACACTCCGGAACGCGGGCCCGGCCGCGGGCGTGAGGGCGCGGGGCTGGAGGCCACCCGGGTGCGCGGGGCCATGCCCGCGGCGGCGGAGGGCCACACCGGTCCGGCTGCTTCCACTGCTTCCGTGCCGGCGCATTCAGCTATGCAGTACGACGGCGCCGCTGGCGCCCCGGGGCGGGCCGCCAGCGGATCAGCTGGCCCGGCCGCGGGCGGGGCTGCTACCGGGCATCGGGCTAGCGCCTACCCTCGGGTTTCCGCCCCGGAAGGTGCTGCTCCCGCGAAGCAAACCGTGGGCATTCGCCGGATTCGGATGACTATCGCCAAGGTGGAGCCGATGTCCGCCATGAAAATCGGCTTCCTGCTCTCCGTGGCGATTGGCGTGATGATCGTGATCGCAATGATGCTCATCTGGTTCGTGCTGGATGGCATGCACGTGTTCTCCCAGATGTCGGATCTATTTGAGACCCTCGGCAACGAAGAATTGCTGCGGGTGGGCGAATACATGGAATTTGGCCGCTGGATGGCTTTCGCTGTGCTGGTGGGGATTATTCATATTGTGCTTCTGACCGCGCTCTCCGCGATCGCGGCGCTGATCTATAACCTCTTCGCGGCTCTGGTGGGAGGACTGCGCTTGACAGTCACCGATGAGTAG
- a CDS encoding YczE/YyaS/YitT family protein has product MSRAHAPWWLWVIRYLVLALGLFIMGFGIQLAIASDLGTSPISSLPYVVSRMTPISVGTLTGCMHVVFIAIQLALLRREFPPLEFLQLPMAMLMATGIDAAGAILGPITYSSYTQQWLLCLGGVAVLAVGICVEVSSGAVVNAGEGVVIAIYRKTVRRFGVHRWTNFGAIKVYNDAALVALATALSFAVLGELVGVREGTLAAAVLTGPAIRLVTPWLGVPLRRLLRLA; this is encoded by the coding sequence ATGAGTAGGGCGCACGCCCCGTGGTGGCTGTGGGTTATCCGCTACCTTGTGCTGGCCCTGGGCCTGTTCATTATGGGCTTCGGTATCCAGTTGGCTATTGCCTCCGACCTGGGAACCTCCCCGATTTCTTCGCTCCCCTACGTGGTGTCGCGCATGACGCCAATCTCGGTGGGCACCCTGACCGGGTGCATGCACGTGGTCTTCATCGCGATCCAGCTAGCTTTGCTACGCCGCGAATTCCCGCCGCTGGAATTCCTGCAATTACCGATGGCGATGCTCATGGCCACCGGCATCGACGCGGCCGGCGCGATCCTCGGGCCGATCACGTACTCGAGCTACACCCAGCAGTGGCTGCTCTGCCTGGGCGGGGTGGCGGTGCTCGCGGTGGGTATCTGCGTGGAGGTGAGCTCCGGCGCGGTCGTCAACGCCGGCGAAGGCGTGGTCATCGCGATCTACCGAAAAACAGTGCGCCGCTTCGGCGTGCATCGCTGGACTAATTTCGGCGCCATCAAGGTCTATAACGACGCCGCCCTGGTTGCTCTGGCCACCGCATTGTCCTTCGCGGTGCTCGGGGAGCTCGTGGGTGTGCGAGAAGGCACCCTGGCGGCGGCGGTGCTCACCGGCCCGGCCATCCGCCTGGTGACTCCCTGGCTCGGGGTGCCGCTACGCCGCCTGCTCCGGCTCGCTTAG
- a CDS encoding DUF6290 family protein, protein MDTSTVDIHFEPWELASIQAYANKLGQSLSDFVRESALERVEEFIDTELYRQAREQDDGIRYSMNEVMRMAAED, encoded by the coding sequence ATGGACACATCCACGGTGGACATCCACTTCGAACCTTGGGAACTTGCGTCGATTCAGGCGTACGCCAATAAGCTGGGCCAAAGCCTTTCGGATTTTGTTCGCGAGTCAGCCCTGGAGCGCGTCGAAGAATTTATTGATACGGAACTCTATCGGCAGGCGCGGGAGCAAGACGACGGAATTCGGTATTCCATGAACGAGGTCATGCGCATGGCCGCAGAGGATTGA
- a CDS encoding ATP-binding protein, whose translation MAQESISYRPRLADSELEEALARAGGVLVTGPKGCGKTETARRYAKSAIQADIDPQLEQQLAVLPQLVLEGDTPRLVDEWQVYPVLWDLARHEIDRRHRPGQFIFTGSTAPGEGAARHSGAGRFARLVMGTMTFAETGHSDGAVSLRDLAQLPPGAAITPASSSLTVPDIAQRIAHGGWPGNLELSTEQARANNRDYLETVCAVDIRIPDNTYRDPQRVAALLTSLARGTATEMSVSALARDTGLARDSVRDYLDSLQRIFITTPQPAWRAHLRSAAPLREAPKHHLADPALAAAALHASERELLDDLEFLGQLFESQVVHDLRYLARTDIYHGRSADGLEVDAILDSGGRTALVEVKLGSVPGIIDGAAANLQRFAQRYVKSPDPLLVVVTGSGLSYTRPDGVHVVAFGNLGA comes from the coding sequence ATGGCTCAGGAAAGCATCTCTTACCGGCCCAGGCTGGCCGATAGCGAGCTGGAGGAGGCCCTGGCGCGTGCCGGTGGTGTGCTCGTGACCGGGCCCAAGGGATGCGGGAAAACGGAGACGGCCCGCAGGTATGCCAAAAGCGCGATCCAGGCGGATATCGATCCGCAGCTCGAACAACAATTAGCGGTGCTCCCGCAGCTTGTCCTCGAGGGCGATACCCCGCGTCTCGTGGACGAATGGCAGGTTTACCCGGTGCTATGGGATCTCGCCCGGCATGAGATTGACCGGCGCCACCGCCCGGGTCAGTTTATTTTTACTGGTTCCACCGCTCCCGGCGAGGGCGCCGCCCGCCACAGCGGCGCGGGGCGGTTCGCTCGCCTTGTGATGGGAACCATGACATTTGCGGAAACCGGGCATAGCGATGGCGCTGTCTCTCTGCGTGACCTCGCACAATTACCGCCCGGAGCTGCGATAACACCAGCCTCCTCCTCCCTCACCGTCCCGGATATCGCCCAGCGCATCGCGCACGGAGGCTGGCCCGGCAACCTCGAGCTCAGCACGGAACAAGCTCGTGCTAATAACCGTGATTATCTGGAGACCGTCTGCGCCGTCGACATTAGAATCCCGGACAATACATATCGCGACCCGCAGCGCGTCGCGGCCCTCCTCACCTCCCTCGCGCGCGGAACCGCAACGGAAATGTCCGTCAGCGCCCTGGCGCGTGATACCGGCCTGGCGCGCGATTCGGTGCGGGATTACCTCGATTCTTTGCAGCGGATTTTTATTACGACGCCGCAGCCGGCCTGGCGCGCGCATCTCCGCTCCGCAGCGCCGCTCCGAGAAGCGCCCAAGCATCACCTGGCCGATCCGGCGCTTGCCGCTGCCGCATTGCACGCGAGCGAGCGCGAGCTCCTGGACGACCTGGAGTTTCTCGGGCAGCTTTTCGAATCCCAGGTTGTGCACGATCTGCGCTACCTGGCTCGTACCGATATTTATCATGGCCGCAGCGCTGACGGGCTGGAAGTCGATGCCATCCTGGATAGTGGTGGGCGAACGGCGCTGGTAGAAGTGAAGCTCGGCTCGGTTCCGGGCATTATTGATGGGGCAGCCGCGAATTTACAGCGGTTCGCGCAGCGGTATGTGAAAAGTCCGGATCCGCTCCTCGTGGTGGTGACCGGATCGGGCCTCAGTTACACCCGCCCCGATGGCGTGCACGTGGTGGCCTTCGGAAACCTCGGCGCCTGA